The DNA segment CGCCCTGCGCTCGACTATCGGAAAAGTGGCGTTTCGGGCGGGCGAGCATTATGATTTTTCCCGTCGTCAAAACGGTTTTGACAGCGAAAGGCACCCCTTTGAGTCCTTTCTCAAGGCGTGCTTTAAGGCCGATGACATTCTCTCGCTTGCGCCGGGCACGTTGCCCGATGGGGAGACCCGCGCCATCCCCGAGCACGGCGGTATCAACGTCTTTACCCGCGACCAGTGGCTGGAGCGGGCTGCGGTCAAGGGCGGCATCGAACGCCTGTTCTCCACCCGGCACGGCCTCTACATTCGCATCAACCCCGTCACGCAAAAATCCAATGGCACGGACAAGGATGTGACGGCGTTCCGGCACACCCTGATCGAGAGCGACCGCATCCCGAAGTCCGAACAAGAGCGCATCCTGCGCGACAGTGGGCTCCCTATCGCCGCCCTGATCGACTCGGGCGGTCACAGTATTCATGCTTGGGTGCGGGTAGACGCGAAGACCCGCGACGAATACCACGTCCGGCGTGAACGCCTGTGGCAGTCACTCCCCGAGGGCTTTGTCATCGACAGCCAGAACCGTAATCCCTCGCGCTTCTCCCGCTGTCCCGGCGGGCGTCGCGGGGATGCCGTCCAGCGCTTGCTCGCCGTCAACCTCGGTCCAGCGTCCTTCGAGGCATGGGAACGTGAGGGCGACGGCCTGGGCCTGGCCGAACCCCTACGGGTGTCCCAACTCGGGGACTACGATACCGGCAACGACCCTAACAACGTGCTGGGCAACCGCTGGCTCTGCCGGGGCGGGAGCCTCGTCATTGTCGGCCAGTCTGGTATCGGCAAATCGTCCTTCTCCATGCAACTCGCCGTCATGTGGGCGCTGGGTCTGCCCGTGTTCAACATCCGGCCCGTGCGCCCGCTCAGGAGCCTCATCATACAGGCCGAGAACGATATTGGAGACCTCGCGGAGATGTACCAGGGCGTTCGCATCGGGATGGGCCTGAAAGACGATCATCGCCCGCTGATGGAGGAGAACATCATCTTCTACCGCGATACGATCCACAGCGGCGCGGACTTCGCCAAGGCCGCTGACGTGCTCATCCAGCGCCACAAACCCGACCTCGTGTGGGGCGACCCCTTGCTCAACTACATCGGAGACGACGCCAGCCAGCAGAAAGTGATTTCCGAATTCTGCGGGCGGCAACTCAACCCCATCTCCGAGCGCACCGGCATCATCTGGTGCTTCATGCACCATACCGGCAAGCCGCCGTCCGACTCGAAGGCCCGCAGTCATTGGACCGGCTCGGACTACGCTTATAGCGGCCTGGGCTCATCGGCGCTGACCAACTGGGCGCGGGAAGTAGCCGTGCTCATGAGGGCGAAGACGCCCGATGGCCAGCCGCCCACCTTCCGCTTCGAGTTGTGCAAACGCCGTCGCCGGGCCGGGATGACCGACACGCAGGGCAATGCGACCGAAGCCATCTTCGTTCGTCACGGCCAGACCGGTATCTGCTGGCAGCAGTGCGCAGAGCCACAGCAGGAAGAGTCGTCAGGGAGGTATACCGTCGGTGGCAAATCGTCCCTTGGAGGCCGCCCCAAGGCCCTTACGCCCATTGTCGAGTTTGAGCGCATGACCCGACTGACCCGGGAACGGGAAACGGTGCTGGCAGCGAAGTACGACATCTCCACTTCCACCGTTCGCCGTCGCTGGCGTGAACATCAAAAGGCTGAAAGTCAGTCTCGCAACCAGGCAAAATCGGGCTGCTGTCAAAACCCGTCGTCAAAACCCGACTCTATTTCGACACCGCCGCCGTCAAAACCCAATACTCCCCCTAGGGGGGAGAGTATTGGGGGTGATTTTGACGGCAGGCTAACCCCTAACCCCACCGTGACAGCAGCGGGAGGTTTTGACAGCGGGAAAAAATCGAAAGCGGAGGTGCGCGATGAGCCGTGGTGATTACGCCGAGCGTCAGCGCGACCGTGACCGCGAGTACGCCGAGGCCTGGGCCAAGCTCTCGGCCAAGGAACGCAGGCAGCTTGCCAAGGCTGGGATCGAGGGGCCGGACCTGCCCGTGTACCACACCGGTAAGCGCGACAGCGAAGAGTTCATCGAGCACCAGGCCGCCCCGGTGGAGATCCGCGATGAGGCCCCGCCTTCCGATTCCGGGCACAGCCTGATCGATGTGGCGCGCCGGGTCATTGCCGAGCTCA comes from the Ruficoccus amylovorans genome and includes:
- a CDS encoding AAA family ATPase; the encoded protein is MAFRYTSKGVLEVPSDFRQVAEDVVGPVDWTDEHSGYCQCPGAHKHTTPSRERDCRVYLDADNGYAPTIHCFHDSCKEEIAAANFALRSTIGKVAFRAGEHYDFSRRQNGFDSERHPFESFLKACFKADDILSLAPGTLPDGETRAIPEHGGINVFTRDQWLERAAVKGGIERLFSTRHGLYIRINPVTQKSNGTDKDVTAFRHTLIESDRIPKSEQERILRDSGLPIAALIDSGGHSIHAWVRVDAKTRDEYHVRRERLWQSLPEGFVIDSQNRNPSRFSRCPGGRRGDAVQRLLAVNLGPASFEAWEREGDGLGLAEPLRVSQLGDYDTGNDPNNVLGNRWLCRGGSLVIVGQSGIGKSSFSMQLAVMWALGLPVFNIRPVRPLRSLIIQAENDIGDLAEMYQGVRIGMGLKDDHRPLMEENIIFYRDTIHSGADFAKAADVLIQRHKPDLVWGDPLLNYIGDDASQQKVISEFCGRQLNPISERTGIIWCFMHHTGKPPSDSKARSHWTGSDYAYSGLGSSALTNWAREVAVLMRAKTPDGQPPTFRFELCKRRRRAGMTDTQGNATEAIFVRHGQTGICWQQCAEPQQEESSGRYTVGGKSSLGGRPKALTPIVEFERMTRLTRERETVLAAKYDISTSTVRRRWREHQKAESQSRNQAKSGCCQNPSSKPDSISTPPPSKPNTPPRGESIGGDFDGRLTPNPTVTAAGGFDSGKKSKAEVRDEPW